One Deltaproteobacteria bacterium genomic region harbors:
- a CDS encoding ribbon-helix-helix domain-containing protein yields the protein MSNKKVSTTVYITQDQSLQLKELHARTKVPVAEYIRQGIDKVLEENADKLPGQLSLMQ from the coding sequence GTGAGCAACAAAAAAGTCTCGACGACGGTATATATTACGCAAGATCAGTCACTGCAGTTGAAAGAATTACACGCAAGGACCAAAGTGCCAGTAGCAGAGTACATTCGGCAAGGCATCGATAAGGTTCTAGAAGAAAATGCAGACAAATTGCCAGGCCAGTTGAGCTTGATGCAATAG
- the lepA gene encoding elongation factor 4 codes for MTLKNIRNFSIVAHIDHGKSTLADRILDLCQAVDDRSRKEQLLDSMDLERERGITIKAQAVRLEYKAKDGETYQFNLIDTPGHVDFTYEVSRSLAACDGAILVVDATQGVEAQTLANVYLAIDNDLDILPVINKVDLPSADVERVCEEIEDIIGLDTSGAISTSAKTGLGVDEVLEAIVRDLPPPEGSVDDPLQALLFDSWFDAYRGVMILCRVRQGTVKKGTRIRLMAAGAEFEVQEVGAFSPEPQKLDQLSAGEVGFVVAGIKDIHHTQVGDTITDAKNPCSEALQGFKEVQPMVFSGIFPVDSKDYQNLKDALEKLKLNDAAFQFEPETSAALGFGFRCGFLGMLHMEIVQERLEREYNLALITTAPTVIYDVFRKDGGRLRVDNPADLPPPNDLDRIEEPRIKAHIHVPNDYVGAIMKLCEERRGHQVDLKYTSHNRVQVTYNMPLAEVVFDFYDRLKSVSRGYASCDYEMHEYEKADLIKLDILINGEICDALSIITHRSTAFFRGQALCAKLKEIIPRQMFEVAIQAAIGTKVIARTTVKAFRKNVTAKCYGGDISRKRKLLEKQKEGKKRMKSIGSVELPQEAFLAVLKVD; via the coding sequence ATGACGTTAAAAAACATCCGTAATTTTTCCATTGTTGCCCATATCGACCACGGTAAAAGCACGCTTGCCGACCGGATCCTAGACTTGTGTCAGGCTGTTGATGACCGAAGCCGTAAAGAGCAGCTGCTAGATAGTATGGACTTGGAACGTGAGCGTGGAATCACGATTAAGGCTCAAGCGGTTCGCCTTGAATACAAGGCGAAGGACGGGGAAACTTATCAGTTTAACCTGATTGATACGCCCGGACATGTCGATTTTACCTATGAAGTATCTCGCTCACTTGCCGCGTGCGATGGCGCAATCTTGGTTGTAGACGCCACGCAAGGCGTCGAAGCACAAACTTTGGCCAATGTTTATCTGGCAATCGACAACGATTTGGACATTTTGCCAGTCATTAACAAAGTTGATTTACCGAGCGCTGACGTTGAGCGGGTTTGTGAAGAGATAGAGGACATTATCGGTCTCGACACCAGCGGAGCCATTTCCACCAGCGCAAAGACTGGCTTAGGCGTCGACGAAGTTCTCGAAGCAATTGTAAGAGATTTACCCCCGCCAGAAGGCTCGGTAGATGATCCGCTTCAGGCCTTACTTTTCGACTCATGGTTCGATGCCTATCGAGGAGTTATGATTCTTTGCCGAGTTCGTCAGGGAACCGTGAAAAAAGGTACTCGTATCCGGCTAATGGCTGCTGGGGCGGAATTTGAGGTTCAAGAAGTGGGCGCTTTTAGCCCTGAGCCTCAAAAGCTTGACCAACTTTCTGCAGGAGAGGTTGGATTTGTGGTGGCGGGTATTAAAGATATTCACCACACGCAGGTGGGTGACACCATCACCGACGCTAAAAATCCATGCAGCGAGGCGCTTCAAGGCTTTAAGGAAGTTCAGCCGATGGTCTTCTCGGGAATCTTCCCAGTGGACTCGAAGGACTACCAGAACCTGAAGGATGCGCTTGAGAAGCTGAAATTGAACGATGCAGCATTTCAGTTCGAGCCAGAAACAAGCGCCGCGCTTGGGTTTGGATTTCGCTGTGGATTTCTCGGCATGCTCCACATGGAGATTGTCCAGGAACGCTTGGAGCGTGAGTACAACCTAGCGCTGATCACGACGGCACCGACGGTTATCTACGATGTTTTTCGTAAAGATGGTGGCCGGTTGCGGGTTGATAATCCGGCAGACTTGCCACCACCAAACGACCTCGACCGAATTGAGGAGCCGCGAATCAAGGCTCATATTCATGTGCCCAATGATTATGTTGGAGCCATTATGAAATTGTGCGAGGAACGCCGCGGCCATCAAGTGGACCTGAAGTACACCTCACACAACCGTGTCCAGGTCACCTACAACATGCCCTTGGCCGAAGTCGTGTTCGATTTCTACGACCGCTTAAAAAGCGTATCCCGTGGGTACGCTTCATGCGATTATGAAATGCACGAGTACGAGAAGGCCGACTTGATTAAGCTAGATATTCTTATCAACGGCGAAATATGTGATGCGCTGTCAATTATCACGCATAGGTCTACCGCTTTTTTCCGCGGCCAAGCATTATGCGCGAAGCTTAAGGAAATCATCCCACGCCAGATGTTTGAGGTTGCTATCCAGGCGGCGATTGGCACCAAGGTCATTGCCCGAACGACGGTTAAAGCCTTCCGGAAAAATGTTACGGCAAAATGCTACGGTGGAGATATTAGCCGAAAGCGCAAGCTGCTTGAGAAGCAAAAAGAGGGCAAGAAGCGAATGAAGTCCATTGGCTCCGTTGAGCTTCCTCAAGAAGCGTTTCTCGCGGTGCTGAAGGTAGACTGA
- the lepB gene encoding signal peptidase I: protein MSSKEKSPEPISADEASGWKESLGSILVAILVALTLRAFVVEAFKIPSGSMIPTLAIGDQIFVNKYKYGLRVPFTANRIVEFDSPSRGEVIVFICPDQPEDDYIKRIVAIAGDELEYIQGVLHINGKALAKKDLGRKTHMEREARSGRWYPFEAVAYQETNGDATYTILEKPNLMKSDRNFGPVRVPEKHVFVMGDNRDSSRDSRIFGFVPENHILGRSLFVWWSWGSEGLATDRLGTWID from the coding sequence ATGTCATCTAAAGAGAAGTCGCCTGAGCCGATATCAGCCGACGAAGCGTCTGGCTGGAAAGAGTCGCTGGGCTCGATACTGGTAGCTATCCTGGTAGCACTCACGCTACGAGCCTTTGTGGTTGAAGCGTTTAAGATTCCCAGTGGTTCAATGATACCGACGCTCGCCATTGGCGACCAGATTTTCGTCAACAAGTACAAATACGGTCTACGAGTTCCTTTTACCGCCAATCGAATCGTTGAATTTGATTCTCCAAGTCGCGGCGAAGTGATTGTCTTTATTTGCCCTGATCAACCGGAAGATGACTATATCAAGCGTATTGTCGCGATAGCCGGTGATGAACTGGAATACATTCAAGGTGTCCTGCATATTAATGGCAAGGCATTGGCGAAGAAGGATTTGGGCCGCAAGACTCATATGGAGCGCGAAGCACGAAGTGGCCGATGGTATCCCTTTGAAGCGGTCGCGTACCAAGAAACAAATGGTGATGCGACGTACACGATTTTAGAGAAGCCAAATTTGATGAAAAGCGACCGTAACTTTGGTCCCGTCCGTGTCCCGGAGAAGCATGTGTTTGTCATGGGTGATAATCGCGACTCGTCTCGTGATAGTCGCATTTTCGGATTTGTCCCTGAAAATCATATCTTGGGCCGCTCTCTTTTTGTTTGGTGGTCTTGGGGGTCTGAAGGCCTTGCCACGGACCGCCTAGGTACATGGATTGATTGA
- the pyrR gene encoding bifunctional pyr operon transcriptional regulator/uracil phosphoribosyltransferase PyrR, which produces MKENAMSQEMLNAEGIARALDELTDAIHSATTKAPVAIVGIRRGGEHLARRLVSLIKEKYGQELPLGFVDIALYRDDGFGPSDFPKVGVTDIPFRPKEHTIVLVDDVLYTGRTVRSALGAILDYGRPCSVKLAVMVDRGLRELPIQADWVGLTLETTLTDHVDVHLTEGGAEADAVVMTTGGNGEES; this is translated from the coding sequence ATGAAGGAGAACGCCATGAGCCAAGAAATGCTCAATGCGGAGGGAATCGCGCGCGCGCTCGATGAGCTAACGGATGCGATCCATTCAGCCACCACCAAGGCGCCGGTCGCCATTGTGGGTATCAGACGAGGCGGCGAACACCTTGCTAGACGCTTGGTTTCGCTCATTAAGGAAAAATACGGACAGGAATTGCCGCTCGGCTTTGTCGATATTGCCCTTTACCGAGACGACGGCTTTGGTCCTTCTGATTTCCCTAAGGTTGGAGTTACGGACATCCCATTTCGTCCTAAGGAGCACACCATCGTGTTGGTAGACGATGTGCTCTACACCGGAAGAACCGTTCGTTCAGCTCTGGGCGCTATCCTCGACTATGGCCGACCGTGCTCGGTTAAGCTGGCTGTCATGGTCGACCGAGGCCTGCGGGAGTTACCTATCCAGGCGGATTGGGTCGGGCTGACGCTTGAGACAACTCTAACTGACCACGTTGATGTGCACCTTACTGAAGGCGGCGCTGAGGCGGATGCAGTGGTAATGACAACCGGCGGTAATGGAGAAGAGTCATGA
- a CDS encoding aspartate carbamoyltransferase catalytic subunit, with product MIRGQHLLGMRGVPADTIYGILDTARGFKEVSRRTIKKVPSLRGRTVLNVFYEASTRTRVSFELAGKRLSADGVNISASGGSTSTSKGESLLDMAQTLDAMQADAVIIRHGQSGAPHYLADRIGARVINAGDGQHEHPTQALLDLMTIREQFEKLEGLEVALIGDIRHSRVARSNLIAMKTLGMKVRVAGPATLVPKELCDVYGCERCDTVEQAMEGAHVVMSLRLQRERMVSGMLPSLREYAVEYGINSKLLEKTRHEAILMHPGPVNRGVELAADIVDGSRSVILNQVENGVAVRCAVLYSILGGEQP from the coding sequence ATGATTCGCGGCCAGCACTTATTAGGCATGCGCGGTGTTCCCGCAGACACGATTTACGGGATTTTGGACACGGCACGAGGCTTTAAAGAAGTCTCACGAAGAACGATTAAGAAGGTCCCATCACTTCGTGGGCGGACGGTGCTTAATGTCTTTTATGAGGCAAGCACACGTACACGCGTAAGCTTTGAACTTGCAGGAAAGCGTTTGTCGGCGGATGGCGTAAATATTTCCGCCAGCGGCGGATCGACTTCAACATCTAAGGGTGAGTCCTTGCTCGATATGGCCCAAACTCTGGATGCTATGCAGGCAGATGCGGTCATCATTCGTCATGGCCAAAGCGGTGCGCCGCATTATCTGGCCGACCGTATAGGGGCTCGGGTTATCAATGCAGGCGACGGTCAGCACGAACACCCAACTCAGGCACTCTTGGACCTTATGACCATTCGTGAACAGTTTGAGAAGCTTGAAGGCCTGGAAGTAGCTTTGATTGGCGACATTCGCCACTCGCGAGTTGCACGGTCAAACCTTATCGCCATGAAAACACTGGGTATGAAGGTTAGAGTTGCTGGCCCGGCGACATTGGTTCCCAAGGAACTGTGTGACGTTTACGGTTGCGAGCGGTGCGATACTGTTGAGCAGGCGATGGAAGGTGCCCACGTGGTTATGTCACTTCGCTTGCAGCGTGAGCGGATGGTCAGTGGGATGCTGCCATCTTTACGCGAGTATGCGGTTGAGTACGGAATCAACTCGAAACTGCTTGAGAAAACTCGCCATGAGGCAATTTTGATGCACCCAGGTCCCGTGAATCGCGGGGTGGAGCTGGCCGCTGATATTGTAGACGGTTCAAGGAGCGTTATTTTAAACCAGGTTGAAAATGGAGTCGCGGTACGTTGCGCGGTCCTCTATTCGATTCTGGGAGGAGAGCAGCCATGA
- a CDS encoding dihydroorotase, with product MSLVVRGGKVIDPASGKQEVMDIVIQDGRITDIGPDVGAKVEGDVIDAQGRLVLPGLTDLRAHIREPGEEYKEDIDTASKAAVAGGFTSIVANASGATPMDTPEMIEHVVRRGRAVGLCEVLTAGSITVGLKGELLAEAASLQKAGAVCLSEGVRTVSNARLMRSALEYSCDFGLTVMSYACDSDLSKGGQVSEGLVSTQLGLLGIPHAAEEAVVARDLALAELTGARLHLTQLSCAGSVEQVRQAKARGVKVSADVGVNHLCFTEKHVLGFDTNLKLAPPLRRAQDQKALIAGIVDGTIDAIATGHAPQSILEKDVTFGRASTGAIGLQTALAVCFEVAQKHQVPEMTMVERLTTGPASVLGRPHAGLNKGAQANLTVFNPDEEWTVKDTEIVSKSKNSPFLGKTLHGLVEKTIFDGRVVYSS from the coding sequence ATGAGTTTAGTTGTACGAGGCGGTAAGGTCATAGACCCTGCATCTGGAAAACAGGAAGTCATGGACATCGTCATTCAAGACGGTCGAATTACAGACATCGGGCCAGATGTTGGAGCTAAAGTAGAAGGTGATGTCATCGACGCTCAGGGACGCTTGGTTCTTCCCGGCCTTACGGATCTTCGAGCGCATATCAGAGAGCCTGGCGAAGAATACAAGGAAGATATCGATACAGCTTCCAAAGCAGCGGTAGCCGGTGGGTTTACGTCGATTGTGGCAAATGCCAGCGGCGCCACGCCGATGGATACACCCGAGATGATTGAACATGTGGTACGTCGGGGCCGAGCAGTGGGTCTGTGCGAAGTTTTAACCGCTGGCTCGATAACCGTTGGGTTAAAAGGTGAGCTTTTGGCTGAAGCAGCAAGCCTGCAGAAGGCGGGTGCTGTTTGTTTAAGTGAAGGTGTAAGAACTGTTTCGAATGCCCGTTTGATGCGCAGCGCTCTAGAGTACTCGTGTGATTTTGGGCTAACCGTTATGTCTTACGCTTGTGATTCGGACCTATCCAAGGGTGGGCAGGTCAGCGAAGGCTTGGTTTCTACTCAGCTTGGTTTACTAGGTATTCCACATGCAGCCGAAGAGGCTGTCGTGGCTCGGGATCTCGCGTTGGCGGAATTAACCGGAGCACGCTTGCACCTTACGCAACTCTCGTGCGCAGGCAGCGTCGAGCAGGTTCGGCAGGCTAAGGCCCGCGGTGTTAAGGTGAGCGCGGACGTTGGCGTAAACCATCTTTGCTTCACGGAGAAGCATGTCTTGGGCTTTGATACGAATCTCAAGCTTGCACCGCCGCTTCGACGTGCTCAGGACCAAAAAGCTCTCATCGCAGGTATCGTTGACGGAACGATTGACGCGATTGCTACGGGTCATGCTCCTCAGTCTATCCTTGAGAAAGATGTAACATTTGGACGCGCCTCTACTGGGGCCATCGGGCTTCAAACGGCTTTGGCGGTTTGTTTTGAGGTTGCTCAAAAGCACCAAGTGCCAGAAATGACCATGGTCGAAAGATTAACGACCGGGCCTGCTTCAGTACTTGGTCGTCCCCATGCCGGGCTCAATAAGGGTGCGCAAGCAAACTTAACCGTATTCAATCCGGATGAAGAGTGGACGGTAAAAGACACTGAGATCGTGAGTAAAAGTAAGAACTCTCCTTTCTTAGGAAAGACTCTTCACGGCTTGGTTGAGAAAACGATTTTTGACGGACGGGTAGTGTACTCTTCCTGA
- a CDS encoding PilZ domain-containing protein: MTAHASANHSRSYRRHPRVDADVYINKIIDDHPYLVRVRDISVSGMFIYRLIEPKHQSGSEFGFELRLPNCDDTIWAVGRLVRDANADAAEGCAVEFVRMGERDRQLIRAYVAERLTQNLVH, translated from the coding sequence ATGACCGCACATGCTAGCGCCAACCATTCCCGAAGTTATCGTCGTCACCCGCGTGTGGATGCTGACGTTTATATAAATAAGATTATCGACGACCACCCTTACTTGGTGCGTGTGCGCGATATCTCGGTGAGCGGCATGTTCATTTATAGGCTCATCGAGCCGAAGCATCAAAGCGGCAGTGAGTTTGGTTTCGAGCTTCGCTTGCCCAATTGTGACGATACTATTTGGGCGGTAGGGCGCCTGGTCCGCGATGCCAACGCAGATGCCGCTGAGGGTTGCGCCGTAGAATTTGTAAGAATGGGTGAGCGAGACCGTCAACTTATTCGAGCTTATGTGGCTGAGCGCCTCACGCAGAATCTTGTCCACTAG
- a CDS encoding class I SAM-dependent methyltransferase gives MSAQPNNLSTRTNQTTVGNADGSGAMFDKIAKRYDLMNRLISFGLDKLWRAKLLRALGILVAGDTVLDVATGTADVALSICHKKQGVQVKGLDPSAGMLDVGKMKAERAGLAERVELVVGDAQAMPFQDDSFAASCISFGIRNVPDRLLGLQEMRRTTRPGGRVVILELSEPQGGLFAPLARFHIHHLVPWLGSILSGSKEYRYLQASIAAFPGPKAFGALMEEAGLKNVEIHPMTFGVAHLYVGHVK, from the coding sequence ATGTCTGCACAGCCAAACAACCTAAGCACACGAACCAATCAAACGACCGTAGGAAATGCCGACGGCAGTGGTGCGATGTTTGACAAAATTGCCAAGCGGTACGACTTAATGAATAGGCTGATTAGTTTCGGTCTCGATAAGCTTTGGCGTGCTAAGCTTCTGCGTGCTCTCGGCATACTGGTTGCCGGCGACACCGTGCTCGACGTTGCCACCGGCACAGCCGACGTAGCGCTCTCGATTTGTCATAAAAAACAGGGCGTTCAAGTCAAAGGCTTAGACCCATCCGCAGGAATGCTTGACGTCGGAAAAATGAAGGCTGAACGTGCGGGCCTCGCTGAGCGGGTCGAATTGGTTGTAGGCGATGCACAGGCTATGCCTTTTCAGGACGACTCCTTTGCTGCCAGCTGTATTAGCTTTGGTATCCGCAATGTTCCCGATAGGCTTCTCGGTCTTCAAGAGATGCGCCGAACCACCCGACCAGGCGGCCGCGTCGTCATTCTCGAGTTATCCGAACCCCAAGGTGGACTTTTTGCCCCATTGGCGCGGTTCCATATTCATCACTTGGTGCCTTGGCTCGGATCGATACTCTCGGGATCCAAAGAGTACCGATACCTACAGGCGTCTATTGCAGCATTTCCGGGGCCAAAAGCATTTGGCGCCCTCATGGAAGAAGCTGGTCTGAAAAACGTAGAAATCCACCCTATGACATTCGGAGTGGCTCACCTTTACGTGGGGCATGTGAAATAA
- the aroC gene encoding chorismate synthase, which yields MSSTYGKIFKITTWGESHGDAVGVVIDGCPPRIPLSIEDIQPALTRRRPGQSNISTQRKEADEVQILSGVFDGQTLGTPISLVVWNRDQRSKDYGHMETTYRPSHADYTYQAKYGIRNWKGGGRSSARETIGRVAAGAVAEKILQSFYGIEIVAWVDQVRDIVAEVDGNTVSREDVEANVARCPDEATAQVMIDGIKAARKAGDSLGGIVEAVVRGLPAGWGEPVFDKIDADLAKAMLSLPACKGFEVGSGFGGIALSGAEHNDTFYMEGDRVRTRTNRSGGVQGGITNGENLTMRAAFKPTATIIKEQDSVNEAGEDVQFKGRGRHDPCVLPRAVPIVEAMIALTLIDHAMRQQAIQHPVSE from the coding sequence ATGTCCAGTACTTACGGGAAAATATTTAAAATCACGACTTGGGGAGAATCTCATGGGGATGCCGTTGGCGTCGTCATCGACGGTTGTCCTCCAAGAATACCATTAAGCATAGAAGACATTCAGCCGGCCTTGACCAGGCGCCGGCCGGGTCAAAGCAATATCTCGACACAGCGAAAGGAAGCTGACGAAGTTCAGATTCTTTCGGGCGTCTTCGATGGGCAGACCCTCGGTACCCCAATATCGCTTGTTGTGTGGAACCGTGATCAGCGCAGTAAAGATTACGGTCATATGGAGACGACTTACCGTCCATCCCATGCTGATTACACCTACCAGGCCAAATACGGCATCCGAAATTGGAAGGGCGGTGGCCGGTCCAGTGCTCGCGAGACAATCGGGCGCGTCGCGGCAGGTGCAGTCGCTGAAAAGATTCTTCAGTCTTTCTACGGCATTGAAATTGTAGCTTGGGTGGACCAGGTTCGCGATATTGTGGCCGAGGTAGATGGCAACACGGTAAGCCGTGAAGACGTTGAGGCCAATGTGGCTCGGTGCCCCGACGAGGCAACTGCTCAGGTGATGATTGACGGTATTAAGGCGGCACGTAAAGCTGGCGACTCCCTTGGTGGAATCGTCGAAGCGGTTGTTCGAGGACTGCCAGCGGGATGGGGCGAGCCTGTCTTTGATAAGATTGACGCCGATCTCGCGAAAGCGATGTTGTCTTTACCGGCCTGCAAGGGCTTCGAAGTGGGATCTGGTTTTGGTGGCATTGCCCTCTCGGGGGCTGAGCACAACGATACCTTCTATATGGAAGGAGACCGCGTAAGAACCAGGACCAACCGTTCTGGCGGTGTTCAAGGTGGGATTACCAACGGTGAGAATCTGACGATGCGGGCGGCATTTAAGCCAACAGCCACCATTATCAAAGAACAGGACAGCGTGAACGAGGCGGGTGAAGATGTTCAGTTTAAAGGCCGTGGCCGTCATGACCCTTGTGTTTTGCCAAGGGCGGTCCCAATTGTAGAGGCTATGATAGCGCTCACACTTATCGACCACGCCATGCGCCAACAGGCGATTCAGCATCCCGTTAGCGAGTAA